The Clostridioides difficile genome has a segment encoding these proteins:
- a CDS encoding TetR/AcrR family transcriptional regulator, whose translation MPKILENVKEDILRVSRDMILEEDYSSISIRKIAQRCGISAGTVYNYFKSKQEIIEYITKSEWDLLIRRIEYSNKNSDNYIEKLNIIFTEIRNFINKVHNIQYDDFLDTFGMERFIEMKKHKNDFHEQLSNKVYEALEQENFFNKDKLACNIIIKMFFSYSTNLHIEFEDLKPYIEKLIH comes from the coding sequence ATGCCTAAGATTTTAGAAAACGTAAAGGAAGATATACTAAGAGTATCTCGAGATATGATTTTGGAAGAAGATTACTCAAGTATTAGCATAAGAAAAATAGCTCAAAGATGTGGTATAAGTGCAGGTACAGTGTATAATTACTTCAAATCAAAACAAGAAATAATAGAGTATATTACAAAATCAGAATGGGATTTATTGATAAGGCGAATTGAATACTCTAACAAAAATAGTGATAACTACATTGAAAAACTAAATATTATTTTTACAGAAATAAGAAATTTTATAAACAAGGTTCATAATATTCAATATGATGATTTTTTAGATACTTTTGGAATGGAAAGATTTATCGAAATGAAAAAACATAAAAATGATTTTCATGAGCAACTTTCAAATAAAGTATATGAAGCTTTAGAACAAGAAAATTTCTTTAATAAGGATAAATTAGCATGCAATATCATAATTAAAATGTTTTTTTCATACTCAACAAATCTTCATATAGAATTTGAAGATTTAAAGCCATATATTGAAAAATTAATACATTAA